The Toxorhynchites rutilus septentrionalis strain SRP chromosome 1, ASM2978413v1, whole genome shotgun sequence genome contains the following window.
ATTTTGGAAGATAGAAGAACTCCCCGTCAGATGTGATATGTCACCCGAAGAAAAGGCTTGCGAAGAGCTTTATAGGTCAACCACATCCCGAAACGATGGTGGGAGATATGTTGTTCGGCTACCGAAACAGCCCAACTTCGCTGAGATGGTTGGTGAATCGAAGTCCATCGCATTACGCCGATTTCACCTGCTCGAGCGAAGACTTTCGAACGATACTGATCTGAAAGAGAGCTACGATAAGTTCATGGCTGATTACGTAGCTTTAGGACATATGCGTATTGTACACTCTGACTATACTCCTGATTCACACGTGTACTACTTGCCACATCACCCTGTGCTGAAAGAGACCAGCACAACAACAAAAACCAGAGTGGTTTTCGATGGCTCCAGCAAAACGTCATCCGGTTATTCGCTCAACCAATCCCTATGTATTGGACCCGTTGTGCAAGACGACCTCTTGACCTTGATCATCCGCTTCCGAAAATACCCGATAGCCATGATTGCGGATATTGAGAAAATGTACCGCCAGGTACAGGTACATTCTTCCGATGCTCCTCTCCAACGAATATTATGGAGATTTAGTCCTTCCGAACCATTGCTCACTTATGAGCTCCAGACCGTCACCTATGGACTAGTTCCTTCATCTTTTCTCGCCACTAGAACGCTACAGCAGCTTGCTGAAGATGATGGTGACGTTTATCCTCTGGGAGCCGCTGCATTGAGAAAGTCGTTTTACGTTGATGACTATATAGGTGGAGCAGGCTCGATTCCTGAAGATATCGAGTTGCGCAACGAGTTGACCAAACTGCTGGCAAGAGGTGGTTTCCCGCTGCGAAAGTGGACGTCAAATAAGTTAGAAGTTCTCCAAGGTTTGTCCACCGACGAAATTGGTACCCAGTCAACCCACAAGTTTGACCCAGATGAGACCGTGAAGACCCTTGGAATTTTGTGGGAGCCTGCATCGGAtcagtttcgcttcgatctacAAATGCACTGCGTCACGACGCACGTGACAAAACGGGCAATCCTTTCCGCTGTGTCACAGCTGTTTGATCCGCTAGGACTAATAGGGCCCGTAGTTGTGAGAGGGAAAATGATGATTCAGGAACTGTGGCTAGCATCATACTCCTGGGACGACGAGGTTCAGGAACCCATAAAAAAGAAGTGGGAAGAGTTCTACGACGAATTACCAAGTTTGTCCGAGTTTCGCATTGACCGATTCGCGTTTGCTCCGAATTCCACCATTCAGTTGCACAGTTTTGCGGACTCCTCCGAGGCTGCCTACGGTGCCTGCACTTACGCCCGTACTGTGGACTCCGAAGACAATGTGCGCATCCAACTGTTAGCAGCCAAATCTCGAGTAGCACCCTTAAAGCGACTAACCCTACCGCGATTGGAGCTTTGTGCAGCTTTGATCGCCACACAGCTGCATTCTCGCATCATAGAAGCACTGCAAATGGGAACCGTCGAATCCTTCTACTGGTCGGACTCCACCGTGGTGCTACAGTGGCTTAGAACTCCTCCAAGTTTGCTTAAGCCATTCGTGGCCAACCGAGTCTCGGAGATACAAACCTCCACGCACAGATCGCATTGGCGGCATGTATCTGGAATCCAGAACCCGGCGGATCTTGTATCCAGAGGAATGCATGTGAAGGACCTCCTTACCAGCTCGCTTTGGAAGAACGGTCCTGAATGGTTAACCTGGCCTGAAGCGGCTTGGCCGACACCGAAAATTAAGATTTCACCCGAAGCAGAACATGAATGCAAGCGAATAATGACTGTTGTAGCCACTACTGCACCAGTTTACAATCCAATTTTTACATTATACCGCAACTTTTCACGTCTGGTAAGAATACTTGCCTACTGCCGATGTTTTATCCATAATCTGCGCGACAAGGTTCGAACGCAACCCGTACATTTAACAGGTTCCGAGCCAAGAATGTCGCTTTCCGTAAAGCAAATCTCCCACACTAAAACACATCTTGTTAGACTGGCTCAAGCCGACTGTTTTCAAGACGAAATTCGTGACCTTCGTCAAGGACGACCTTTGAAGAAGAGCTCTCCGATAAGACTGCTGAATCcattcgtcgatactgagggtACCTTGAGGGTTGGGGGgcggttaaaactttctgaACAGCCATATTTATTCTAACATCCAGCCTTGCTCCCTAGCTTTCATCCCCTCGCCAAGCTGATAGCCAAATCCTTCCATTACAAACTGGTTCATGGTGGCGGTCACGTCACCCTATCGAACATGCGTGAGGAGTATTGGCCATTACAAGGACGAAGACTAGTACGCAGCGTCATCAGAAACTGCTACCAATGCGCTCGAGCCAATCCCGTTCCAGTCCAGCAACAAATTGGTCAGCTGCCTGCCCAGCGGATCACTGCCAGCAAGCCGTTTGCTGTTACCGGTGTGGATTACACCGGTCCAGTTTATTTAAAGCCGATCCACAAACGAGCTCAACCGACGAAGGCATACATCTGTCTATTTGTCTGCTTCACGACGAAGGCAGTGCATCTAGAGCTTGCCGGTGACCTCTCAACAGTAGCCTTCCTCAAGGCATTCCGCCGTTTTGTATCTCGCCGAGGTCGACCAGCACACCTGCATTCCGACAATGGGAAGAACTTCATTGGGGCCAAAAATGAGCTGCACCAAATCTACCAAATGCTCCACAGCCAGCAGGAGATGGAAAAAATCCAGAAAGTATGTGCCGAAGAAGAAATCATTTGGCACTTGAACCCACCGAAGGCGCCTCATTTCGGTGGGCTTTGGGAAGCGGCAGTCAAGGTTGCCAAAACCCACCTGTACCGTCACCTCGGGAACACCTTGCTGTCGTTTGAGGACCTGTCTACAGTTTTAGTAGAAATCGAAGCTGCGATGAACTCGCGGCCACTTGTTCCGATGACCGAAGACCCGAACGACTTCTCCGTTCTGACGCCAGCACATTTCATTATCGGATCGACAATGCATTCCCTGCCCAGTCCCAACGTTTGCGACTTCCCATGGTCGCGGCTTGACCACTATCACCAGCTGCAGCAGTTATATCAGCAGTTCTGGCACCATTGGAGAACCGAGTACCTCCAGGAACTCCAAAAGGACACCAGAAGCTGCCAACCAAACGCCGCAATTACGCCTGGCAAACTAGTGGTGGTCATCGATGAATTCCAGCATCCAGTTCGTTGGCCACTCGCCCGGATTGAGGCTGTCCATCCAGGCACAGATGGACTTGTTCGCGTGATGACGCTACGCACGCCGAGAGGAACCATCAAGCGCCCAGTCACAAAGATCTGCATATTGCCAACAGACCAAGAAGATTAACATTCGGAAATTGTGTTGTGGAACaaatttttcttttcttgaactatttgaaatattgtaaacatattTAGTcgataagttttttttgaattgaTTTGAAATCTTAAATTTCAAAGGTGGCGGCGATGTTTGTTGTCGGTATAATCACCTGTAGAACTAGGCATCAAATACCCGAGTAGAATCTCCAATATTCACTCTCTCGCTTATCGCTCGCACACGACCACATGTTCTCTTATCACGCCAGTTATCTGGCAGCCACCATAAGAGACACACGCAGTTGTCTACACGTAATAAAGATATacgttgaaatatatatttagtttCTCGCCAAAGTATTTTCAAGTGCTTTTATCACCCATCGGAAAGATTGCGATACAGGTGAGCCCGACCTGCCCAacacactgtttgaccgaagccaaatatttgactatttttgacagataaaatttggtcaacgtgtactgatcaaatatattctacacgaaacacgacaagcaaatattcaattattggatgcctaaaatattttttcagtctgttcttcgaacctgtcggtacatggttaggttaccttggatatttcagttgatttttttttcatgttcggtgtttgatattgtttactactgtttaaaattgaagagtggcaaacaaaatagtgtttgtacaaatatcaaatcaaaccttatctgtcaaaaaatatcaaatatttgacctccgggcaaacagtgtacggccaccttaaggtGAGCCAATTAGCCAAAACCACTgtgcagccatcttgaaagtctactgtgttctgtttacaaacaaaacacaatacgtttTTTATAAGCAAGTTGCCATACGATACGGCCATTTGCATTCGTACTTCTCTTCAGTTAAAACAAATTTGATCTCGTtgatctttattttattttatcggTATTATTCAGCGCACAACGACACAAGCACGGATAGAGAAACAAaatttgtggtaagtggaaatggaaaccTGATTGAGGTGAGTAGCTAATGACAATAATGTTTATATTTGCTTGCTCCGCAGGTATCTTCATATTCTTCGTTTGTCGTATTTATTTGGCACGATTTGAGGATATAAGGGCGGCTAAATATACTTATCAGGTAGCGAATGTACTTTTGCCACGCAAAGTGTGTTGTTCATCGCGATCTGAAATAAGAGAACATTCTACTGACGGACTATGACAACCTGAAAATAGTCAATTTCGGGTGGCTCGTTCACCCCCGCTAGAATCGACATAAAATGTGTGGCACGTTCGATTATCTGCCACCGTAGATGGTCTTAGATCAGTGATGTTTAAGCATTCTGTATTTTGGGTTTGCGTCGGTTTTCCATCGTTCGAATCGGAAACGGCCAAGGCCATATACGATGAGATTCGGAAGCTAGAGGCTGCTTCCGGATTGCGGGAGGAGGTGTTTGGTATCGAAGCAAAATCAATGAGTTCAATTTGTGCCTGTGACATATGGTGTGTAGTTATAATTCCCGTTATATGTGTTTTCATCAACAAACGTAGTTGTCTGTTTGATTATTGATTTAGAGGCATCCTTTTTCTTCactctttctttcgatgctgcatgaaattaaatttgaagGGAAACTCGATTGTATATTGCACTTTGTTTATTTGCTCAATGAAACAAACATACTTTTTGTTGCAGTTCGGTCGGAGATTCGGACATTCGTGACGTGATGGTAACGGTGGGCAAATTCGTGAAGAGGCCTTGCAATCTTTGAACAACTACAATGGAGATTACGGCGCGGAGTCGAATGCGGAAAATATAGACGATGAGGGCGATGACTAGCTTTCAAGCGACCGATCGGCGAGATAACGACGGCTAAATGTGGTAATAACATTGTACCACTGTCCAGAGTATTAGTAGGTGTCGCAAATCGTTGAATAATTACATGATCTATCACCAGCATCAGCTGTCGTTTTCGTGCGATGAATATGGCGtgcagttcgcccgcaaacggTCGCTATAGGGTTACAAAAAGTTACGATTACTGTACGGGAATCTTCTTGTCTTCGAGACAATATTTTCCACCAGAGAACCGTGCACATCATGGAGTGGAATAGCCTCCTTGATGAAGGCACACTAGactttaaaaaaaggaaaaaataaaagacgAACCGTTTTCGTTTGCATAGGTTGTCGTCAGCGTTTcctgacataaaaaaaatatcagcgtCACATTAATGAGTTTCTGAAGCACTCCCCAAAAGTTCTACACCGGTGTCAACTGGCGAATCGAATCGTTAGATTATATGCCACCGGAGATGGTCGTACTTCAGTGATGTTTGTGCATTCTGTATTTTTAGTTTTGCGTCTGTTTTCCACCGTTCGAACCGGAAACGACCAAGGCTATATACTGTGAGATCCGATAGCTGAAGGTGGACAATCCATACTTTCTGAGTGCGGGAGCAAGAGATCTGATATTGAAGTTGTGCGCGAAATCAATGATCTCAAAGTTTTCCTGTAATATATATGATGTGTAGTTGTCATCcctgttttgtgtttttttttacaacaaaCGTACTGTGTCTGTTTGATTATTGATCGGAAGGTAACCTTTTTATCCTATATATTTTAAGGAACTTACTAATTTTTGGTTACAGATTAGAACATTCGTGACGTGATGGTACGCTGAAGTGCATCTCTGAGGACGTCTTGCAATTTTCGGACAACTCCAATGAAGATGACGGCGAGGGGTCGAATGCGGACAACGAAGATATTCGCGAAGATGACTAGCCTACAAGCGACCGATCGGCGAGACAACGGCTCTATGTTGGGATAATTGCACCGGGAGCGGGAGCAATTATCGTAAGTTATAAGAAAATTATTTCGTACGAAGCATATACAAAACGCAGTTGAATTAATTCAGCAAAGTGCATAAGAAAAAGCTGATCGATAAGAAGTGCGAGGATGATTGTGCGAGGAAATCTATAAATAAGATGAGAAAAGATGACTGTTTATCTAAATATGTCTAAGTCGCACGCGTCAATTCAAGTAGCAACAACATTGTATATCTTAATCATAAATCATTATTATTGAGCTGCTGTTTagatagaaaaatgaaaatatacctTCTCAAAAATTTGCAcgtaaatattcaaaaaaaaattctatttttacAAGGACTCAATCGGCTTAATAGGCAATAGAATGTAGCAGTTTTTCATTCCAACAAATAGGAAGAATCTTGCTTAACGTTTTTCGCAATGATACGTACACTTTCGGCCACCTAAAATAGCTTAAACAATTTTATGAATACTGTATGTTGTGATTCGATCAACCGCAAGATCGTTAATTGCTGGAAGCATTGAACGTTTTCCGCCGAAGGTGCCTGAAGGAGCTTTCCAGTTGCATCGTGTGACTAATGCTCATGTAGTGATTTGAATTTTCTCAGGATCGATGCAACCCTTGGAGGAACCCAATTCTATACTCCTCGCGCCATATAATCGGccttattctgcgtggcgtgtgaggtgagatgacaattgtcacttatgtcacgcgattccaccaggcgtatgccgtgagaaatctcacttgaatgaactctcactttattcccgctctcaaatatacgtgacgattgtcacatgaactgggatttctaggtgacaatcgtcgacatgtcttgaggtgtcgacagtgcatgaaaacaaatgaaaaattgaagaggaataataagtggtttttgggtcgtatagaatcgatagtaatggtattatatgtatcaataaattcaatttatcttcaattttcacagtacgagagacaaattgcaagtagtttgttttttttgttgtgaaagcggtagtgagtctgttattcctcaattggacgaataagcacaccgaaattattttcatttcatgaaatctatttattttctctaaaatatatctatcacatggatcttgtgtttcatctatctatccgcgagtcatcgtcaccgaactgcatatccatttcagaagccgtggtatatgcccgagccggagccagagcaacaatttaacactgagagtgcagagagcagcagcaactacgaccaaaacaaacaaaaatgctaaactttacaggatgcaatcaactgtttcaccaaatctaaatcaaatacctgcaaattcggcagaatgtcctgatacactaacaacaggccaggttaaatcagatctatagatacggtactgactgcagcaaaacaaatatctgacctctctgagcgaaacaaataaaattctgggatgccagatgttttttctcaaatatatgcgataaaaatttgaaatatttgtaaatatgtgctaatgtctgacatactgaccagcttcgtttatcatatggaatcaataatgttttgtcactattttaaatagcctgcagcaggaataaaaggttgtgataaaagttaaatgtctgcaaattcgtgaacacatgtacgaatgtggcatctttgatcagatttggcaaccagcagaatgaacgccttgtcacttgctgttcatcctctcacatacatcaaatgaacctctcacggcatccgaaacgactgtaggaatagagtgaggagagttgcgtgatggtgatgtgacaattgtcatctcacctcacacgccgcgaaGAATCAGGCCGAATACCATTTCAATAATCCAATTTCTTGACAAATGTCTCCGTATTACTTACAGCCGTTCGCATGCTCATCACCATAAAAATACAGAAGAAAGAATTGCGAGAATTATGGTTTATTCGTTTCGAAATACTCCGGAATTTCAACGGTTCTGACAGTTTGTATGCACACATGTATCATCTGTCTCCCTCCCGCATTTTTTGTACACATTCCCCTCTTACACGCTTCGCTACGTACCACTCCCCTCGCTAACTCGATACGATACGGACTCACCTTAGTAATACTTTCTATTCATCTTGTGATAAACGAGGTCCCCTTTCACACTCCTTATAAGCGTAggaacacactggacggctctcccgcgcggattttgcaatgacagaccgccgcggagcctcgataatggaatgtgtatgatataaaacacacaaggcggGGCGGGTGTGTACGGTTCCAAAATCACTGTTGTACGGTTCCCCATTCGctgcggtggctcgatggagatgatgcgccgcaacggttttttgagagtattagtgtttatgcgcttttgaaaggtgaaaataaagcaagccaataataaatgtactctcaggtgagccaatacgtggaatccactctgcggtcatgtagctgcggataATCGTATTCCATCCAAATTGACGAGAAATGCAGTATTTCAGACGTTTGTGATCaagttctctctctctctcgctcaggtaaacatcccCTCTTCCGTTTCCCAtcattctgtctttatataccgCCCCTCTAACCCGcttactgtccaaacagttgtaccttgtaccatagcatcgtcttgcatccgtctataaaCATATAATAACGGCAGATAGTGAAAccgtcgaaagccgctgaatgtgttttacatcgagctcctgctgcgacttgtcattgtGAAAATCGCGCGgtagagccgtctagtgtgtttccacgctaaCAGCTGTTACTGCTGAGTTATTAATGGAAGAGAATGCCCACAAtcaaatcgacgaaaaaaacatcgacctaacaacgaccgtaacgctgttacctattcacgatgacgacgattaggtatcgacatctggatacggcattagtttgtatgaggcaaactattctctatcatattagtcggcccgaatcagtttatatttgctaaaatttgtatgaaatttttttcttggcataattttttctacttaaagtacgttgtcatgaccctaatttgaattattttctatagacgttcagatattctcaaaaaaacttgtcattataatataaaattatctcaaaacatattttttatgacgttttttcaccacttgcaggcaatggtgattttcacttacatagagtactaatttgattaaggaaaaatcatgttcattcataattttcattttaaaagtgtattgattccttctgcaaatccatactgtcatgcctattacccaatatcgtcaacgcggatagttcgttagtcgaaaatactgaataattaaacaaaccaaatggcatcactggtggttcttttttccactccgctaaactgtcatctcaaacaaaaacaaatggatcatacaactggtgagtatgaaatatatttcggctttttaattattaattattttatcttatcagctatgaatacattcgactcgtttgcttccatcaatcggtaagtgagaaaaatgatttctcccatcagtgcggatttccacttctatcacagcagccaacaacatccgttttcctgcagcagtaacctataacccctgttggcaatgtcgggggacagcatcaacagcagcagcagcagaatttgaccatggtatggtattgcgaagaactttccccattagaggttccgtgcttcgcgcacattcaaaatcctcttcagacacgaaaactcaacgacaaggaggtatttatcaacttgctcagctgaattaccacccggaggaacccgaatgcactgattccgttgtatagtagaatgaaaataggcgaggtaagcgaacgtaatcgcatgatattttaatagttcgcatttttatccggatcatacaactggtgagtagggaattcatttctgcttttcacttactaatcattttattttgtttcagctatgaatacatccgactcaatcaatcggcgagtgagaaagatgatttccctcatcaccacattgcttatttccacttctgtcacgccagccaacagcatcagcttttccgcagcagtatcctttaagtccagggtgctattccggggaacagcatcatcagtaacagcagcaggacctggccatcgatagtatttcgagcaattttccccatcggagatcccgtgcttcacgcacattgaagaaacctcctcagccacatatgtgTGTCAAGGAGAAAAAGGAGCTGGAttcgaatcgtcaatccagacaacccgaaTGCACCGATTGCATtatatatcttgtttatattttatatgcattttgtgtttttttgaataaaatgattaaaatcgatcaatgtttttccttttcatgtttcataacaaaccaatacaaacaagagacgatcagtgTTGGAAGCAGCGTTAcatgcaggtcgacgccttgcatatgttggcgaaaaagtggcgtcaagttgttcgatgaatgcatatgaaaggtcgataaatcgattgcaaggtggcagcatttgaggtcgattgttgacatttcatcgacccgatcttggcaggcaaaacggattgTGGGTGTacatgaagagaatcgatcaaaggagatagacccttttgacatgttgatctagattTATTCAGTCCTACACTGGAGGCAAACATTAGTAagtgcagctaccaaatctttagtagtcgaaacattggtaaaatgtacacattttttgtacatgTTACCAAAACTTTGTTAAactgatgtcagatgcaatatacATCTCTACCAatgattcgtacattttacttcatagcataAGTAACTTCGAGTATTTTTACTCCTAGCAACTGTGTGTGTGCAATCGCCATTTGTCTAGTGGAAGCGAAACGATTCGGAGGTAAACATTTTGCTTTTGTTATGATTCATTTTAACtaaatattttccttttttcagcTTTTACTTATAGAAAATAATAGCAAGGTTTCACGCCGTCGTAAAAACTGCACTAGCTAATGAACAATATGCGACGGCGGAAGTTCCACAATCTTAAACACATCGTCACAACACAATGATTCTACAGCAGTACTTGGCGACGATACCTAGCGAAAACCATTACCATCATTACCACCGACAGCAGCCCATAAATGCGGAAGTAGGGAAAGCGATATATGTGTCCCATCTACGATATAATTTTCTTCGCAAATCACGACTTCACGTCCGGTcgctcaacaacaaaaaaaaaccgtgtCCAAGGATAATGGGGAGAGTCAGTTTGTGTGGAAAATTTGCTCCAAGGCGCTTCATTGCTGGATCGGTACATGCTGCCTTCGCTCGGATATGGAGCGCCACATCAAGTAGTAACATTCCTAATTCTGGTCAAAGCGCGGAGGACATCATTGGATGCGCAACCGGATAATTCGACCGCGGCAGAGGCGTCGGCAATCAACCAATCCGCCAAGGGAAATAGACAAAGTAAAGATCCGTCGGCGAAGGCGATCGATAGTGGCAAGAATGAAAAGGATTTGGCGCTGGTTTCGAAACCGGTTGACAGTGCTACGAACGTGGCTATTTTAGGTAAATTTCGACTTTTCTGTGTAGTTGGATGTGTGAAATGTTTGGAATATTATTAATAACAAGGTTTTTCTTACGGCAGATTTGATGTTGCGCTGTCAGTTTCGTTTGGGATTTCCAGTGTAAATAGGTAAATgcttaattatttttaaaatgtttgtcaCTTTGTTACGCAATTCGGCAGAAAATTTGATCGAGTTGGCCTGttagtgcaaaaaccgacccaactgaatcggtatAATGTACGCATATGCATATCTCTCCATACTGATTaagttcccagcaaacattaaatcgcataacaagcgtatatataacatcatatgccctaaaatttggttggcatataatgcgcctaactggcatatgcatgcaaaagtggaggccatatacatacatggcaaatgcttaccgaatttgtttggatgaatatgcaactttgaccggctataatagcgattgtgttggaattgaattgcgatctaatatgaatatattcatgaattgtcaaagcaccaaatacgacttttgccatactcatatacgatttattacagacatagaaaaaaaaacaactggcgcaaaatattttcgtgaaatgtttattataacctcacgaatcgccatttttatatatgagtatttatgttcgtagaaaaaataattgattgattgacttatgttgggagtggaatatgaatgtttaaaatgacacagattgatgtttggtggaaactgctccgatgtgggttcgaactccaatcgtctggattatcatccaccagctatctcgcgcggctatctgaaaattaattcaacagcggttaaaactttcgagtgcatcagcatttcattgacatttcaatatgatgtaatatgttcttcattaggatctaatatgattactgtttcatgattttcttcagcatgcaacacggtttactacagtactgaatcgatttaaattatacgcttatacgacacataaactgcatcagcgtaatatacgcatatgatgccgattaattatattttacgacaatatacatcataaaatcgatgtttcccagcaaacattaaatcgtataatttcgcacgtgccaagtcttacaagaaatccgaataaatcataatcgcatataatatcaatcaaagtatgtgtcgtgtatatttgaaatcgcataaaacgcaaaaactcgattttatataccattatcaaattaagtcgcaattcggtataacaaacatcagttttatgatgtacattgttgtaaaatatatttaatccgcatcatatgcgtatattacgctgatgcagtttgtgtgtcgtataagcgtataatttaaatcgattcagtactgtagcaaatcgtgttgcatgctgaagaaaatcatgaaacagtaaatcatattagatcctaataaagaacatattacatcatattgaaatgtcaatgaaattctgatgcactcgaaagtttcaaccgctgttgaattaaatttcagatagccgtgcgagatagctggtagatgataatccagatgaccggagttcgaacccacatcggaacagttttcaccaaacattaatctgtgccattttaaacattcatataccacgcccaacacaagtcaatcaaataattataatttctacaaacataaatactcatatataaaaatggcgattcgtgaggctataataaacatttcacgaaaatattttgcaccatttgttttttttctatgtctgtaataaatcgtatatgagtatggcaaaagtcgctattatagccggtcaaagttgcatattcatccaaacaaattcggtaagcatttgccatgtatgtatatggcctccacttttgcatgcatatgccagttaggcgcattatatgccaaccaaattttaaggcatatgatgttatatatccgcttgttatgcgatttaatgtttgctgggttattataccgaattgcgacttaatttgataatggtatataaaatcgagtttttacattttatgcgatttcaaatatacacgatacatactttgattgatattata
Protein-coding sequences here:
- the LOC129761393 gene encoding uncharacterized protein LOC129761393, whose product is MLKAKLPTPVIPHENRPLESPPRSSSALSGLRLPTISLPDFDGDYKQWLTFHDTFLALIHENVELPPIQKFHYLRAAVKDEAAQIIETIAISAANYPLAWQTLVARYSNKYLLKKRHLQDLLEIPRMKKETAAALHSAVDDFQRHVKILEQLGEPTANWSTLLEHLLCIRLHDDTIRAWEDHAETVGNQTYKCLVEFLEKRIRVLESVSVNHNNIAHQTTPAAGVNSTHHRRPSYPFKMSTHAVTESSAPKCHACDQHHPLVRCSKFEKMTLAERLRTVNSKRLCLNCFRHDHFARDCSSSYCCRVCKKKHHSMLHPGYIGNPNGLGTESPSNRAIYSGGPPQQSSNVQSRISFQEVSNATKLQTVKCSSTIYNPHPTVFMLTVVLRIVDVYGKEHFARALLDSASQLNLMSDRLAQLLRLRRQKVNVLVHGIGEKPEHATESVTTKILSRKNEFAKDVSFLVLKRMMSKLPAEDVLVERWNLPGDVFLADPGFNRSSEIDLVIGTQFFFDCFPTASKIQLSGNLPIMVDSVFGWIFAGNCHVVPSVSDAVSCTTVAQSLAPLEECMERFWKIEELPVRCDMSPEEKACEELYRSTTSRNDGGRYVVRLPKQPNFAEMVGESKSIALRRFHLLERRLSNDTDLKESYDKFMADYVALGHMRIVHSDYTPDSHVYYLPHHPVLKETSTTTKTRVVFDGSSKTSSGYSLNQSLCIGPVVQDDLLTLIIRFRKYPIAMIADIEKMYRQVQVHSSDAPLQRILWRFSPSEPLLTYELQTVTYGLVPSSFLATRTLQQLAEDDGDVYPLGAAALRKSFYVDDYIGGAGSIPEDIELRNELTKLLARGGFPLRKWTSNKLEVLQGLSTDEIGTQSTHKFDPDETVKTLGILWEPASDQFRFDLQMHCVTTHVTKRAILSAVSQLFDPLGLIGPVVVRGKMMIQELWLASYSWDDEVQEPIKKKWEEFYDELPSLSEFRIDRFAFAPNSTIQLHSFADSSEAAYGACTYARTVDSEDNVRIQLLAAKSRVAPLKRLTLPRLELCAALIATQLHSRIIEALQMGTVESFYWSDSTVVLQWLRTPPSLLKPFVANRVSEIQTSTHRSHWRHVSGIQNPADLVSRGMHVKDLLTSSLWKNGPEWLTWPEAAWPTPKIKISPEAEHECKRIMTVVATTAPVYNPIFTLYRNFSRLVRILAYCRCFIHNLRDKVRTQPVHLTGSEPRMSLSVKQISHTKTHLVRLAQADCFQDEIRDLRQGRPLKKSSPIRLLNPFVDTEALLPSFHPLAKLIAKSFHYKLVHGGGHVTLSNMREEYWPLQGRRLVRSVIRNCYQCARANPVPVQQQIGQLPAQRITASKPFAVTGVDYTGPVYLKPIHKRAQPTKAYICLFVCFTTKAVHLELAGDLSTVAFLKAFRRFVSRRGRPAHLHSDNGKNFIGAKNELHQIYQMLHSQQEMEKIQKVCAEEEIIWHLNPPKAPHFGGLWEAAVKVAKTHLYRHLGNTLLSFEDLSTVLVEIEAAMNSRPLVPMTEDPNDFSVLTPAHFIIGSTMHSLPSPNVCDFPWSRLDHYHQLQQLYQQFWHHWRTEYLQELQKDTRSCQPNAAITPGKLVVVIDEFQHPVRWPLARIEAVHPGTDGLVRVMTLRTPRGTIKRPVTKICILPTDQED